In the Methanosphaera stadtmanae DSM 3091 genome, TAAGGTGTGCTGATAAAATAACAGCAATAACTATTATAAGAACATAACTTAGTATTTCTTTTGTTAAATGATATTTACTCTTTGATGTATCCTCTAATTCTTTTTGATTTTTTTTCTTATTCTTCCTATTATTGCGTTTTTTAGACAAAAAATTCACCCCCATATCACTTGAAAAAAGAAAATAAAAAGGATTTATTTTAGTATTGCACCTTTATCTGCAGATGTTGCTAATTTTTGGTATTGTTTTAACCATCCTTTAAGATTACGTTCCACTGGTTTAACTTTAGATAATCTTTCTTTTATTTCATCATCAGTTAATTCTAATTTAATAGTTCTTTCTTTTACATTTATAGAAACAATATCTCCATTTTCTATTGCACCAATAGGTCCACCTTCTGCTGCTTCAGGTGATATATGTCCTATACATGGACCTCTACTTCCTCCTGAAAATCTACCATCAGTAATTAAAGCTACATGGAATAATTCACGACCCATTATTGCTGCTGTAGGATTTAGCATTTCACGCATACCTGGTCCTCCTTTTGGACCTTCATACCTTATTACTACAACATCCCCATCGATAATTTCATCATTTTCTATGGCTAGTACACATTCTTCTTCAGAATTAAATACTTTACATGGACCTGAATGAACAAGCATGTCTTCATTTACTGCACCCTGTTTAATTACACAACCATTAGGTGCTACATTTCCATATAACACTGCAATTCCACCTTCTGTTCTTATAGGATCATCTAATGTGTGAATTACATTATAATCAATATCAGACACTTTTTCTAAGTTTTCTTTTACTGAGTTTGAAGTACATGTTATACAATCAGTGTTAAGTATTGATTCCATGTTTTTCATTACTGCAGGAATTCCTCCAGCATTTTCAACATCAATCATACGATTGTTTCCACCAGGTCTAATACTACAAATATATGGTACTTCATGACTTAATTTATCAAATAAATCTATTGTTACATCTACTCCATCCACTTCATTTGCTATTGCAGGAATATGTAATGTGGTATTTGTAGAACCTCCCAATGCTAAGTCAACTTTTATTGCATTTTCAAATGCTTCCTGA is a window encoding:
- the ilvD gene encoding dihydroxy-acid dehydratase, translated to MRSDNIKKGINRTSHRSLLRACGLDDNDMKKPFIGIANSYTDIVPGHIHLKDLVQEVKEVIRLEGGVPFEFDTMAVCDGIAMNHEGMYYSLPSREIIANTVESMAMAHQFDALILMPTCDKVVPGMIMAAARLNIPAIVITGGPMMPGKFHGETVDFINVTEAVGATQSGKMSEEDLYELERCACPGAGSCAGLFTANTMACLTETMGMSLPGCATAHAVSDKKVEIARASAKKIFTLLENDIKPSDILTQEAFENAIKVDLALGGSTNTTLHIPAIANEVDGVDVTIDLFDKLSHEVPYICSIRPGGNNRMIDVENAGGIPAVMKNMESILNTDCITCTSNSVKENLEKVSDIDYNVIHTLDDPIRTEGGIAVLYGNVAPNGCVIKQGAVNEDMLVHSGPCKVFNSEEECVLAIENDEIIDGDVVVIRYEGPKGGPGMREMLNPTAAIMGRELFHVALITDGRFSGGSRGPCIGHISPEAAEGGPIGAIENGDIVSINVKERTIKLELTDDEIKERLSKVKPVERNLKGWLKQYQKLATSADKGAILK